From the genome of Paracidovorax avenae:
CCGACATGGATACCGTGCGCGAGCAGTTCGCCCAGGCCGCGCGCGCCGCCGATGCCGCGGGCGCGGACTGGCTGGAGCTGCACTGCGCCCACGGCTACCTGCTGTCGAGCTTTCTCTCGCCGCTCACCAACCAGCGCGATGACGAGTACGGCGGCACGCTGGAGAACCGCCTGCGCTATCCGCTGGAGGTGTTCGCCGCGGTGCGTGCCGCCTGGCCGCATGACAAGCCGCTGTCGGTGCGCATCTCCGCCCACGACTGGGTGGAAGGCGGCACCACGCCGCAGGATGCGGTGGAGATCGCCCGGGCGTTCAAGGCGGCAGGGGCGGACATGATCGATTGCTCCTCGGGCCAGGTGAGCAAGCGCGAGAAGCCGGTCTATGGCCGCATGTTCCAGACACCGTTCGCCGACCGCATCCGGCAGGAGGCGGGCATCGCCACCATCGCCGTGGGCGCGATCAGCGAGGCGGACCATGCCAACAGCATCCTGGCCGCCGGCCGGGCCGACCTGTGCGCGGTCGCACGGCCGCACCTGGCGAATCCGGCCTGGACGCTGACCGAGGCTGCGCGCATCGGCTACACCGCCGTGGAATGGCCGCGGCAGTACCGTTCCGGCAAGCAGCAGCTGGAGGCGCATTTCGAGCGCGAGAAATCCCTGGCGGCGGCCGCGGGCGGGAAGGGCTGAGGATGGACAAGATTCCACGGCATGCCCTGGTGACCGGCGGCACGCGCGGCATCGGCGCCGCCATCGCCCGGCGGCTCGCGGCGGATGGCCTGCATGTGACGGTGCTCGGCCGCGATGCGGAGGCTGCGCGGGCCTTCGCCGCCACCGATGCAGCGCATCTGCACGGCGTGGCCGCCGACGTGGCCGATGCGCGGCAGGTGGCGCAGGCGCTGGCATCCGCCCGGGAGCGGTTCGGGCCGGTGCAGGTGCTGGTCAACAACGCGGGGCAGGCCGAGAGCGCGCCGTTCCTCAGGACCGACGCGCGGCTCTGGCAGCGCATGCTGGACGTGAACCTGACCGGCACCATGGTCTGCACCCAGGCCGCGCTGCCGGCCATGCTGGAGGCCGGCTGGGGCCGCGTCGTCAACGTGGCGAGCACGGCGGGGCAGGTGGGCTATGCCTACGTGGCGGCCTACTGCGCGGCCAAGCACGGCGTGATCGGCCTCACGCGGGCGCTGGCGCTGGAACTGGCCGCGAAGGGCGTCACCGTGAACGCCGTCTGCCCGGGCTACACCGATACCGACATCGTGCGCGAGAGCATCGACCGCATCGTCGCCAAGACCGGCCGCAGCGCCGAGGCCGCGCGCGAGGGCTTCGTGCGCGCCAATCCGCAGGGCCGGCTGGTGGCGCCGGACGAGGTCGCCGACGCGGTGGCCTGGCTGTGCACCGATGGCGCGCGGTCGGTGAACGGGCAGTCCGTCTCGGTCAGCGGTGGCGAGGTCATGTGAGCGGCCGACCGTACAGGACGAAGCACCCCATGGCCACCCGCAAGCAGAGTTTCCGCCTCGTGCAGGCGCTGGGCGACGAGCACATCGGCCTGGAGGCGCGCGCCCAGGCTGGCGACCATCTGGACATCAAGATCTGGCTGCGGCTGCTGGCCTGCAGCACGCAGATCGAGCAGCAGGTGCGGCAGTGGCTGCGCACCCGCTTCGACACGACGTTGCCGCGCTTCGACTACCTCGCCCAGCTGGACCGGCATCCCGGCGGGCTGCGCATGAACGTGCTCTCGCGCTACCTCATGGTCACGGGCGGCAACGTCACGGGCCTGACGGATCAGCTCGTGAAGGAAGGGCTGGTCGAACGCACCGAAGACCCGGAGGACCGCCGCTCCTGGCGCGTGCGCCTGACGGACAAGGGCCGGACCGATTTCGCGGCCATGGCGGCGGAGCACGAACGCTGGCTCTCCGGCCTGTTCGACGGCCTGCCCGCGGCCAGCAAGGACGCGCTCTACGAGCATCTCGGCCTGCTGCGCGTGCACCTCGTGCAGCGGCAGGCCTCGGGCGAGGCGGCCGGCCTTCCGGACACCCCATCGAAACGCAGCAGGAAATCCCTCCCATGACCGAACCCCGCATCGATCCCCGGCTCGTCGCCGGCAACCGCCGGCCACTCGCCGGCTACCAGGCCGAACACTTCCTGTGGGAGGTGCATGCCGGCGTGGCCACGATCACGCTGAACCGGCCCGAGCGCAAGAACCCGCTCACCTTCGACAGCTATGCCGAGCTGCGTGACCTGTTCCACGGCCTGCGGCTGGCCGACGACGTGCGCGCGGTGGTGCTGGTCGGCGCGGGCGGCAATTTCTGCTCGGGCGGCGACGTGCACGAGATCATCGGCCCGCTGGTCGCCTTGAAGGCACCCGAGCTGCTGATGTTCACCCGCATGACGGGCGAGCTGGTCAAGGCCATGCGCACCTGCCCGCAGCCGATCGTGGCCGCGGTGGACGGCGTGTGCGCCGGCGCGGGCGCGATCATGGCGATGGCTTCCGACCTGCGCCTGGGCACGGCGCGCAGCAAGACGGCCTTCCTCTTCAACCGCGTGGGGCTGGCGGGCTGCGACATGGGCGCGTGCG
Proteins encoded in this window:
- a CDS encoding MarR family winged helix-turn-helix transcriptional regulator, coding for MATRKQSFRLVQALGDEHIGLEARAQAGDHLDIKIWLRLLACSTQIEQQVRQWLRTRFDTTLPRFDYLAQLDRHPGGLRMNVLSRYLMVTGGNVTGLTDQLVKEGLVERTEDPEDRRSWRVRLTDKGRTDFAAMAAEHERWLSGLFDGLPAASKDALYEHLGLLRVHLVQRQASGEAAGLPDTPSKRSRKSLP
- a CDS encoding enoyl-CoA hydratase family protein, which codes for MTEPRIDPRLVAGNRRPLAGYQAEHFLWEVHAGVATITLNRPERKNPLTFDSYAELRDLFHGLRLADDVRAVVLVGAGGNFCSGGDVHEIIGPLVALKAPELLMFTRMTGELVKAMRTCPQPIVAAVDGVCAGAGAIMAMASDLRLGTARSKTAFLFNRVGLAGCDMGACAMLPRIVGQGRASELLYTGRSLGGEEGERWGFFNRLCEADALLPEAQALAAQLAEGPAFANGITKTMLHQEWAMTIEQAIEAEAQAQAICMLTEDFSRAYHAFVAKQKPRFEGN
- a CDS encoding SDR family NAD(P)-dependent oxidoreductase, which produces MDKIPRHALVTGGTRGIGAAIARRLAADGLHVTVLGRDAEAARAFAATDAAHLHGVAADVADARQVAQALASARERFGPVQVLVNNAGQAESAPFLRTDARLWQRMLDVNLTGTMVCTQAALPAMLEAGWGRVVNVASTAGQVGYAYVAAYCAAKHGVIGLTRALALELAAKGVTVNAVCPGYTDTDIVRESIDRIVAKTGRSAEAAREGFVRANPQGRLVAPDEVADAVAWLCTDGARSVNGQSVSVSGGEVM